aatgtaaaaaaaaggaaattgaaTTGTTCTTACAACTTATTGCTTTAGCTACTCTTGTGATTTTAAACTccatttttgattttattgcCGTCTTATATGGTAAAATTGTACTGTTGTAAGGATAATGCGAGATATTGAATGGTTAAATGGTCCAACTTTTTGAAAGCTCTTATCTGActatacttttatttatttaagataTTGTGTGGAATACTTTTGCAGCGTTTTTAGTTTGTCTAATACAACGAGACAACATCTAAAAAAAGGGaaccaaaaaaacattttttaattaaggTATAATATGTcttatattttatctttttatatataataaattgtatatatatacatttcttAGAAGATAAATTATTGTTAGAAATCTGTCGAAATTTCTCCGTCGGCGAATAATGTAAAATTTGTTGAAACATTCTTAACAAATATTAGTATCATTTTGTACAATTTCGTCTGGTGGTTTAATACAAATTTTTGTGTTTACGAAGCTACGAAAGAAGTAGCAAAgtaattttttagttttcttgTGACGAAGTCTGCGAATGGCATtgcataaaaataactttaagtgATAACCATCTGATCATTCGtctcatattttattttttgtttctttatttttattttttaacgcgTTTTAATTGTGGATTTTCTTGTAGCTCATTTAACTTTTTCCTAAGTTCACTGGCTGTATACAATTTCTTGAAGGATGATGTTGCGTTTGTTTTTTCTTGACGTTCTATGGGTTCTGGTGGAATTTGCACGCATCGTGTTTTTTCTTCGCCAGTTTTTCTATCCTTGTCAACAATAGCACAAGTGAGGCCTGTCCTGCAACCACACGAAAATGTTCTGCCTCTCTAAAAAAAACAGGTTAATTATTCATAATAGTTAAGAGATGTCTGATCAGGAAAATAGAGCAGAcatgaaaaacattttgatcAGGATTAAGTCGTTAAGTTGTCTTAGCCTTATTGTAATACATTATAATGCAATGTCCAAAACACCGCATGTTCCTTTTGTCtgtaaatacatatttttacaaatgtATATTCGTTATATGGCATTTTTTAAGAACAAGTTTTAATTAGTGCAGTTGCCATGGATACACTCTTAAATAGCTCTTGTCCAAAGTCCGCGATCGTGCTTATAATGAACGGTACTTGTTTACACGAAACTTGTTTTTCTCGTAAAGGTGTCACgtgcaacaacaaaaatgtcGCCATAATTTAATTAGATTAACTTTAGaatgttttcaa
This is a stretch of genomic DNA from Hydractinia symbiolongicarpus strain clone_291-10 chromosome 9, HSymV2.1, whole genome shotgun sequence. It encodes these proteins:
- the LOC130657236 gene encoding uncharacterized protein LOC130657236, giving the protein MNSRLSIIPWFYFACLLVKTQAAALSACIRNDDCDKNSCCAFREKNNAGFCMPTRNLGDICSINFQRGRTFSCGCRTGLTCAIVDKDRKTGEEKTRCVQIPPEPIERQEKTNATSSFKKLYTASELRKKLNELQENPQLKRVKK